A single region of the Metarhizium brunneum chromosome 6, complete sequence genome encodes:
- the yabJ gene encoding 2-iminobutanoate/2-iminopropanoate deaminase, with the protein MADQQIVFTKDAPFPVGPYSQAIKTPSAIYCSGQIPLTAEGTLVEGSIADKTKQCCQNLEAVLKEAGSSIARVVKCNIFISDMAHFAEMNSVYEKWFAHKPARSCVAVKTLPKNVDVEIEAIALP; encoded by the exons ATGGCGGACCAACAGATTGTTTTCACCAAGGACGCCCCTTTCC CTGTCGGCCCTTAC TcccaggccatcaagacCCCCTCGGCCATCTACTGCTCCGGCCAGATTCCCCTCACTGCTGAGGGCACCTTGGTTGAGGGCTCCATCGccgacaagaccaagcagTGCTGCCAGAACCTCGAGGCCGTCCTGAAGGAGGCTGGTTCTTCCATCGCCAGGGTTGTCAAGTgcaacatcttcatctctGATATGGCCCATTTCGCC GAGATGAACTCTGTCTACGAGAAATGGTTCGCACACAAGCCTGCTCGCAGCTGCGTCGCCGTCAAGACCCTCCCCAAGAACGTTGATGTCGAGATTGAGGCCATCGCCCTCCCTTAA
- the cesA_1 gene encoding Multidomain esterase → MSPLLQTFSLLAVASLAFITTAQSSSASMPETDAAKDPLRIMPLGASITYGQGSSTGNGYRNDLHKLLTDSGYTVNMVGSRKHGSMKDNDVEGWPGFLIDEVQSKAEAAVPSRLPNVFTVNAGTNDCGRNFQLDGAGRRTDDLLEYLWRASPDSTIILSTLLINLYPVVEARVEKVNAQIKEVARQKAAQKKRIVLVDMHAADGPQKADLADATHPNDAGYNKMAKIWFRGIQEAASKGFLKNPKPVPGA, encoded by the exons ATGTCGCCGCTTCTCCAAACCTTCAGCCTGTTGGCTGTGGCAAGCCTGGCCTTCATCACCACTG CTCAATCATCATCAGCTTCAATGCCAGAGACAGACGCCGCCAAGGATCCCCTGCGTATCATGCCCCTCGGTGCATCCATCACCTACGGCCAAGGCTCCTCCACCGGCAACGGCTACCGCAACGACCTGCACAAACTCCTCACCGACAGCGGCTACACCGTCAACATGGTCGGGTCCCGCAAGCACGGCTCCATGAAGGACAACGACGTCGAGGGCTGGCCGGGCTTCCTCATCGACGAGGTCCagtccaaggccgaggccgccgtgcCCAGCCGTCTCCCCAACGTCTTCACCGTCAACGCCGGCACCAACGACTGCGGTCGAAATTTCCAACTCGACGGCGCCGGACGCCGAACAGACGACCTGCTCGAGTATCTTTGGAGGGCATCCCCAGACTCCACCATCATCCTGTCCACGCTCCTCATCAACCTCTACCCCGTGGTTGAGGCCCGCGTGGAAAAGGTGAATGCGCAAATCAAGGAGGTTGCCAGGCAAAAGGCCgcccagaagaagagaatcGTCCTGGTGGACAtgcacgccgccgacggtCCTCAAAAGGCCGACTTGGCGGATGCCACACACCCCAACGATGCGGGCTACaacaagatggccaagatttGGTTCCGCGGTATTCAAGAGGCTGCGAGCAAGGGGTTCCTCAAGAATCCCAAGCCTGTTCCGGGCGCGTAA
- the arc1 gene encoding Actin-related protein 2/3 complex subunit 1 — MADPEVHHLFHNPIADHSFSADHGTLAVARDSYVELYGRVGNAFKLKDELKGHDKTVTSVDIAPHSGRIVTCSQDRNALVWEPSPTGYKPTLVLLRISRAATFVRWSPSETKFAVGSGDRVIAICYFEEENDWWVSKHLKKPIRSTITSVAWHPNSVLLAAGSTDAHARVFSSFIKGVDAKPEPSVWGERLPFNTVCGEFLNNSAGWVHSVAFSPSGDSLAYAAHDSSVTVVYPSGPEQPPRAVLTVSTQLLPFKSLIWKSEDEIIAAGYDCEAFRFKGGESGWQLAGPVEPKGRDAGAQREESALNMFRQMDLKGKIKDDTQLKTIHQNTVTTLRPFESSGGRVTKFSSSGVDGRVVIWNA, encoded by the exons ATGGCGGATCCCGAGGTTCATCACTTGTTCCATAACCCCATCGCGGACCACTCGTTCTCGGCTGACCATGGCACTCTGGCTGTGGCCCGAGACTCGTATGTCGAGCTGTACGGCAGAGTGGGAAACGCATTTAAGCTCAAGGATGAGCTGAAAGGCCACGATAAGACTGTCACTAGTGTGGACATTGCTCCTCATAGCGGTCGCATTGTTACCTGCTCTCAGG ACCGGAACGCCTTGGTTTGGGAGCCGTCTCCCACGGGGTACAAACCTACTCTCGTCCTTCTCCGAATCAGTCGAGCCGCCACCTTCGTTCGATGGTCCCCGTCTGAAACCAAGTTCGCCGTTGGGTCCGGTGACCGGGTCATCGCCATCTGCTACTTCGAAGAGGAGAATGACTGGTGGGTATCCAAGCACCTAAAGAAGCCCATTCGCAGCACCATAACGAGTGTTGCATGGCACCCAAACTCAGTACTCCTTGCCGCCGGTTCAACCGATGCCCATGCCAGGGTCTTCTCTAGCTTTATCAAAGGGGTCGACGCCAAGCCTGAACCCAGTGTTTGGGGTGAGAGACTTCCTTTCAACACCGTCTGCGGAGAGTTCTTGAACAACTCTGCTGGTTGGGTTCACTCTGTTGCATTCTCCCCAAGCGGCGACAGCCTTGCTTATGCCGCTCACGACAGTAGTGTTACCGTTGTCTATCCCTCTGGCCCTGAACAGCCGCCCCGCGCCGTTCTCACCGTCTCGACACAGCTTTTGCCATTCAAGAGTTTGATCTGGAAGAGCGAAGATGAAATAATCGCAGCCGGTTACGACTGCGAGGCTTTCCGCTTCAAGGGTGGTGAATCAGGCTGGCAGCTTGCGGGTCCCGTTGAGCCCAAGGGCCGCGATGCCGGAGCTCAGCGTGAAGAGTCTGCTCTCAACATGTTCAGACAGATGGACCTCAAGGGCAAAATCAAGGATGACACGCAACTGAAAACCATTCACCAGAATACGGTTACTACCCTCCGTCCGTTTGAGTCCTCTGGTGGCCGAGTCACCAAGTTTAGTT CAAGCGGTGTCGATGGGCGTGTCGTGATTTGGAATGCTTAA
- the snrpb2 gene encoding U2 small nuclear ribonucleoprotein B'', with product MATAVPTRGLVPNASLPAKVQPIPPNQTLYVTNLPSSKIQKADLRTALYLLFSTYGPVLDVVALKTMSMRGQAHIVYRDVQTATQAMRSLEGQEFLGRQLKIQYAKSKSHFVSKLDGTFKMPSASGAAVVEQTQLQQSIFNAPPPGSVAPAKPPAAVDQVMNDAGTPESRGKKRGREDEDEGEDSESDVAMEEDSDDE from the exons ATGGCTACAGCCGTCCCTACTCGGGGTTTGGTGCCGAACGCTTCCCTGCCTGCCAAAGTTCAGCCCATCCCGCCCAACCAGAC GCTATATGTAACAAATCTTCCGTCTTCAAAAATCCAAAAAGCCGATCTTCGAACTGCCCTTTACCTTCTCTTTTCGACGTACGGGCCAGTTCTAGATGTCGTTGCTCTGAAAACGATGTCCATGCGAGGGCAAGCACATATTGTCTACCGGGATGTACAAACAGCTACTCAAGCTATGAGGTCCTTGGAGGGTCAAGAATTCTTGGGCCGGCAGCTT AAAATCCAATATGCCAAGTCGAAGTCGCACTTTGTTTCCAAATTGGATGGAACTTTCAAGATGCCCAGTGCATCGGGAGCCGCAGTGGTCGAACAAACACAACTTCAGCAAAGCATTTTCAACGCGCCACCACCGGGATCCGTTGCTCCTGCGAAACCacctgctgctgttgaccaGGTCATGAACGACGCTGGTACGCCAGAAAGTCGCGGCAAAAAGcgaggacgagaagacgaggatgaaggcgAGGATAGCGAAAGTGACGTGGCAATGGAGGAGGACAGTGACGACGAATGA
- the PMT4 gene encoding Dolichyl-phosphate-mannose--protein mannosyltransferase 4, translating into MARSQTPQGSLRQRNVGSKKADSSTSAVDVELDKLAKASIKKNASNCERDHWAAFSLTTILAFVTRFWGISHPNEVVFDEVHFGKFASYYLERTYFFDVHPPFAKLLFAFMGWLVGYDGHFHFENIGDSYIDNKVPYVAFRALPAILGALTVSVTYLIMWESGYSVPACLIAAGLVLFDNAHIGQTRLILLDATLVLAMACSLLFYIKFYKLRHEPFSRKWWKWLILTGFALSCDMSTKYVGTFAFVTIGAAVIIDLWDLLDIKRPGGAISLPQFGRHFAARAVGLIILPFLFYLFWFQVHFAVLSRSGPGDDFMSPEFQETLSDNAMLANAVDIQYYDTITIKHKETKAFLHSHPHQYPLRYDDGRVSSQGQQVTGYPHNDTNNYWQILPSSDDKQMGRKVKNNELIRLRHVGTDTVLLSHDVASPYYPTNQEFTTVSQDDAYGSRVNDTLFEIRIENGKNGQEFKTIASYFKLIHFPSKVAMWTHTKPLPEWGSHQQEINGNKQIAPSSNIWLVDNIASLAADDARREKPERKVKTLPFLRKWFELQRAMFYHNSKLTSSHPYASHPYQWPFLLRGVSFWTQNDTRQQIYFLGNPIGWWLASSLLAVYIGIVLADQISLRRGIDALDHRTRSRLYNSTGFFWVAWATHYFPFFVMGRQLFLHHYLPAHLASCLVAGALIEFVFSAEPVDETRGPRKSPKKHLTARERLAGQSMMGAWIACGVVLTIVIAGWWFFLPLTYGYPGLSVEQVVRRKWLGYDLHFAK; encoded by the exons ATGGCCCGTAGCCAAACACCGCAAGGCAGCCTGCGGCAGAGAAACGTTGGCTCCAAAAAGGCCGACTCGAGCACCTCCGCCGTTGACGTAGAGCTCGACAAGCTTGCCAAAGCCTCAATTAAGAAGAATGCATCCAATTGCGAGCGCGATCACTGGGCTGCCTTCTCCTTGACCACCATTCTGGCTTTTGTCACCAGATTCTGGGGAATTAGCCACCCCAATGAGGTGGTGTTTGACGAAGTTCACTTTGGCAAG TTCGCCTCATACTACCTCGAACGAACCTACTTCTTCGATGTGCATCCTCCCTTTGCCAAGCTTCTGTTTGCCTTCAtgggctggctggtgggCTACGATGGTCACTTCCATTTCGAAAACATTGGTGATTCCTACATTGACAACAAAGTGCCTTATGTGGCATTCCGAGCTCTCCCTGCCATCTTGGGCGCCTTGACTGTGTCTGTTACGTATCTCATTATGTGGGAGTCGGGTTATAGCGTTCCTGCTTGCCTCATTGCCGCTGGTCTGGTTCTATTTGACAACGCCCACATTGGCCAGACTCGACTGATTCTTCTTGATGCTACTTTGGTCCTGGCTATGGCATGCAGTCTGCTCTTCTACATCAAGTTTTACAAGCTTCGTCACGAGCCGTTCAGTCGCAAGTGGTGGAAATGGCTCATCCTGACCGGCTTTGCCCTGTCTTGCGACATGTCCACCAAGTATGTCGGTACCTTCGCCTTCGTCACCATTGGTGCCGCGGTTATCATTGATCTCTGGGATCTGCTGGACATCAAGCGCCCGGGAGGCGCCATCAGCCTTCCTCAGTTTGGAAGGCACTTTGCTGCTCGTGCTGTCGGCCTCATTATTCTTCCATTCCTGTTTTATTTGTTCTGGTTCCAGGTCCACTTTGCCGTATTGTCTCGCTCCGGCCCCGGGGATGATTTCATGTCGCCCGAATTTCAGGAAACATTGAGTGACAATGCCATGTTGGCGAATGCGGTCGATATTCAATACTACGACACCATCACGATCAAACATAAGGAGACCAAGGCGTTCCTGCACAGCCATCCCCACCAGTATCCCTTGCGTTACGACGATGGCCGTGTTTCCAGCCAGGGTCAGCAGGTTACCGGCTACCCTCACAATGATACCAACAACTATTGGCAGATTCTCCCCTCTAGCGACGACAAGCAAATGGGTCGCAAGGTCAAGAACAATGAATTGATTCGATTGAGACACGTTGGCACGGACACGGTTCTCCTGTCACACGACGTAGCTTCCCCCTACTATCCTACCAACCAAGAGTTCACCACTGTTTCTCAGGATGATGCCTACGGCAGTCGCGTCAACGACACCTTGTTTGAGATTCGGATTGAGAACGGCAAGAACGGCCAGGAGTTCAAGACGATTGCCAGCTACTTCAAACTCATTCACTTCCCCAGCAAAGTTGCCATGTGGACTCACACCAAGCCTCTGCCTGAATGGGGTTCCCACCAGCAGGAAATCAACGGCAATAAGCAGATCGCCCCCAGCTCTAACATCTGGTTGGTTGATAATATTGCGTCTCTGGCTGCCGACGATGCCCGACGAGAGAAGCCGGAGCGCAAAGTCAAGACTTTGCCGTTCCTGCGCAAGTGGTTTGAGCTTCAGCGAGCCATGTTTTACCACAACAGCAAGCTGACCAGCAGTCACCCTTACGCCAGCCATCCTTATCAGTGGCCATTCCTGTTGCGCGGCGTCAGTTTCTGGACACAGAACGACACCCGCCAGCAGATCTATTTTCTTGGGAACCCAATCGGCTGGTGGCTTGCCAGCAGCTTGTTGGCTGTCTACATTGGGATTGTTCTCGCTGATCAGATCTCTCTGCGCCGAGGCATCGATGCATTGGACCACC GTACGCGTTCCCGCTTGTACAATTCTACTGGCTTCTTCTGGGTTGCATGGGCCACCCATTACTTTCCGTTCTTTGTAATGGGCCGGCAGCTTTTCCTACACCACTATTTACCTGCTCATCTTGCCTCCTGCCTAGTCGCCGGTGCGCTCATCGAGTTTGTTTTCAGTGCAGAACCAGTTGACGAGACCAGAGGCCCCAGGAAGAGCCCCAAGAAGCACCTTACGGCGCGCGAGAGACTAGCTGGCCAGAGCATGATGGGAGCTTGGATTGCCTGTGGCGTGGTGCTGACCATTGTCATTGCTGGCTGGTGGTTCTTCCTCCCATTGACATATGGTTACCCCGGTTTGTCCGTTGAGCAGGTTGTCCGAAGGAAGTGGCTGGGCTACGACTTGCACTTTGCGAAATAA
- the ATG10 gene encoding Ubiquitin-like-conjugating enzyme ATG10: MDIENYPFINPEEFAEACHHLDSQYCRATLGPLRKRWKLKVCTALDLAFSTEGGYTTYIQIVRPLEIPGDLDLNLDSFTISPSPTTHDIPTADDKMIDDESDEAAIVKPTSQATETVTYEIHRHPTYRVPCLWFSLHGLPPHEPAFNIDTIFRRLVPDEYKEGLRGLGGIGGISADVSFSNTSSL, translated from the exons ATGGATATTGAAAACTACCCATTTATCAATCCAGAGGAATTTGCAGAAGCTTGTCATCATCTTGACAGTCAATACTGCCGTGCAACCTTGGGTCCGCTGAGAAAGCGATGGAAGCTCAAAGTGTGCACAGCTCTCGACCTGGCTTTTTCCACCGAAGGGGGATATACTACATATATTCAAATTGTTCGTCCACTAGAAATACCGGGCGACCTGGATTTGAATCTGGACAGCTTTACAATATCTCCTTCTCCCACAACCCATGACATTCCGACAGCAGACGATAAAATGATTGACGATGAATCGGACGAG gccgccatcgtcaaacCAACATCTCAAGCCACAGAGACCGTGACTTATGaaattcatcgtcatcccacATATAGGGTTCCATGCCTTTGGTTTAGTCTCCACGGCCTTCCCCCACATGAGCCTGCCTTCAATATTGACACCATATTTCGTCGTCTCGTCCCCGATGAGTACAAAGAGGGCCTCCGAGGGCTTGGTGGAATTGGTGGCATCTCCGCAGATGTGAGTTTTTCGAATACTTCAAGTCTTTGA
- the ace1 gene encoding Zinc finger transcription factor ace1: MSFANPRRRAPVSRSDRDNESGLALKTTMTLRKGATFHSPTSPVSSDLDDTFVPPQLSRSQTHLDDVVDANRRRIALTLSDIDEALAKTENLSLSPNSKNKTLRDTSLPVPRGFLDPPLVDPAMAHPEPERRVLRPRSVRRSKQQASDSGLGSSIASINEKCEAAQTSDKKDTKTLKTASALTGSGASSTKGLLPALSQKAFNRIQEHTLGPLLQKQTLKDFEPIVLDVPRKIRSKEIICLRDLEKTLIFMAPETAKSPALYLDFCLTSIRCIQATVEYLTDREQVRSGDRPYTNGYFIDLKEQIYQYGKQLADAREKGGSGDNMDVDKEDEIRLYGGIAENGRPAELIRVRKDGSAISMATGKPVDLGETPITFKRSLSEQREDEEEIMRSMARRKKNATAEELAPKKCREPGCNKEFKRPCDLTKHEKTHSRPWKCPIPTCKYHEFGWPTEKEMDRHVNDKHSDAPAMFECLFKPCPYKSKRESNCKQHMEKAHGWTYVRTKTNGKKLSSNPASSVQQTPPLGSVSTPSSTPTYSVPTPPQDQDAMTFPTYQSDGDWLAAYGIQPETLDGMDLTLEHTSPSSATSYEQYPPYQNGSTFILNDEDIYAAPMQLPAQLQVLDQLYNKILPQQLPVYRAPQPCPPPQLQVPPHFSPSGQENAMLFTPNSLREVDEGFDEVFNGDGSDFQLFPATSTNKGSNFLQPLFADIPSANLGFSQSSQPDFFNQADWTNLGLQPFRE, encoded by the exons ATGTCCTTCGCCAACCCTCGTCGAAGGGCTCCGGTGAGTCGTTCTGATAGGGACAATGAGAGTGGCCTGGCCTTAAAAACAACTATGACCCTCCGTAAGGGTGCCACCTTTCATTCACCCACTTCTCCAGTCTCTTCAGACTTGGACGACACCTTTGTTCCACCTCAACTCTCCCGGTCCCAGACTCATCTggacgacgtcgtcgacgccaaTCGTCGACGCATCGCTCTCACCCTAAGCGACATCGACGAGGCTCTCGCAAAGACTGAGAACCTTTCTTTGTCGCCCAACTCCAAGAACAAGACCCTCCGTGATACCAGCCTTCCTGTTCCTCGCGGCTTCCTCGACCCTCCTCTTGTCGACCCAGCCATGGCCCACCCCGAGCCTGAGCGCCGGGTCTTGCGCCCTCGCTCAGTACGTCGATCAAAGCAGCAAGCTTCCGACAGCGGTCTCGGTTCTTCTATTGCCTCTATCAACGAGAAGTGCGAGGCCGCTCAAACATCTGACAAGAAGGACACCAAGACACTGAAGACAGCATCAGCCCTTACTGGCTCCGGTGCGTCTTCTACCAAAGGGCTTCTCCCCGCTCTAAGCCAGAAAGCCTTCAACCGCATTCAGGAACACACTCTTGGCCCACTTCTTCAGAAACAAACGCTCAAGGATTTCGAGCCTATCGTGCTCGATGTACCTCGAAAAATTCGATCCAAGGAGATTATTTGCCTTCGAGATCTTGAAAAGACCCTGATCTTTATGGCACCG GAGACGGCCAAGTCCCCCGCCCTGTATCTCGATTTCTGCCTTACCTCGATTCGATGCATTCAAGCAACTGTCGAATATCTCACGGACCGCGAGCAGGTTCGATCAGGAGACCGCCCTTATACTAATGGATACTTCATCGACTTAAAGGAACAAATCTACCAGTATGGTAAACAACTCGCCGACGCCAGGGAGAAAGGCGGCTCTGGCGACAATATGGATGTGGACAA GGAGGATGAGATCAGACTTTACGGGGGTATTGCAGAGAATGGCCGCCCCGCTGAACTTATTCGAGTGAGAAAAGACGGATCCGCCATTTCCATGGCCACTGGAAAACCGGTAGATCTTGGTGAAACCCCCATCACATTCAAGCGCTCACTCTCCGAGCAGcgtgaggacgaggaggagatcATGCGCTCCATGGCTCGCAGAAAGAAGAATGCCACAGCTGAGGAGCTGGCCCCCAAGAAGTGCCGTGAGCCCGGCTGCAATAAGGAGTTCAAGCGACCCTGCGACCTGACCAAGCACGAGAAGACGCATTCCCGACCATGGAAATGCCCTATCCCAACTTGCAAGTATCACGAGTTTGGCTGGCCTACTGAGAAGGAGATGGATCGCCATGTCAATGATAAACACTCTGATGCGCCTGCCATGTTTGAGTGCTTATTCAAGCCTTGCCCGTACAAGTCGAAGCGTGAATCAAACTGCAAGCAGCACATGGAGAAGGCACACGGCTGGACCTACGTTCGAACCAAAACCAACGGAAAGAAGCTTTCTAGCAACCCAGCCAGCTCTGTTCAGCAGACTCCTCCTCTTGGCAGCGTGTCCACCCCGTCCAGCACTCCCACTTACAGCGTCCCTACTCCTCCCCAGGATCAGGACGCCATGACTTTCCCTACCTACCAGTCGGATGGCGATTGGTTGGCTGCATACGGTATCCAGCCGGAAACTTTAGATGGTATGGACTTGACACTGGAGCACAcctctccatcttctgcCACCTCTTATGAGCAGTACCCTCCATACCAAAACGGATCTACCTTCATCCTCAATGATGAGGATATTTATGCTGCGCCGATGCAGCTTCCTGCGCAGTTGCAGGTGCTGGACCAGCTATATAACAAGATTCTACCTCAGCAGCTGCCCGTTTACCGGGCTCCTCAACCCTGCCCGCCTCCGCAGCTGCAGGTTCCGCCTCACTTCTCGCCCTCTGGACAAGAGAATGCGATGCTCTTCACCCCGAACTCACTCCGCGAGGTTGACGAGGGCTTCGACGAGGTGTTCAATGGAGACGGCTCGGATTTCCAACTGTTTCCTGCCACTTCCACTAACAAGGGCAGCAACTTCCTGCAGCCCTTGTTTGCTGATATTCCCAGCGCAAATCTCGGGTTCTCCCAGTCCTCGCAGCCTGACTTCTTTAACCAAGCGGATTGGACCAACTTGGGCCTCCAACCTTTCCGGGAATAA